TTTATGGGTTCCTTTTATAATATACTTATGGGTTCCTTTTCAGCTtcttatatatatttacactaaaaattaaaaaccgaCTGGGTTCCCGGAAACCCGTACTTTGTACATAAGTCCGCCCCTGTCGATGGCAATGTTCCAATAAAGAATCGTCCAAAAATTACAAGTAGAGGTTTATAGCATTATATATATCCATAGTATGTATAATTAGATTATTTTTTTCCTTATTAGAAATGCTAAATCACTTTTATGTTGACATATGACGGAAGTTGCTAATTGGGTAACATAGTTAAGTTAACTACCTTAAATGATACGTTTTTGAACCTTAATTTGGCCCTATTTCATGAGAGAAAAGTCGTTGTTATGTGGGGTGGGAATTGCTTATATCTATGATGAGTTATTTAAAGAAAATTTGGTTTGCATAATCGGTACAAAGAATCAACTTAACATAGAGATCGATAAATATGCAAAAGTCCAAGATAAAACTTGGTTGAGTACAAGAGTTCTGTGTAAAAAATGTAAAACTTACTTTAAGTCAGAATTTAGATCTAAATGCAGAACCAAGCAATTTTTACTGGAATAATTGGGCGACTGGAAAAAGTGTAGCTTTTGTATGGAGAGCGATAGATGAAAAGATCCCATCAGCAGTGGCTTTAAGGAACAGAGGTATGAATATACAAGATGTTAGGTGCAAGATATGCGGCGTTGAAGACGAAACTGCCGGACATCTATTACTAAGATGCAATCTAGCCAAGAGAATTTGGGATGCGGTATCGACGTGGACAAGATTTCCGATGTACAACACGGCTGCCAGTGTATCGGAACTACTGCAGTTGATTTCGGAAAGCAATAGGAGCCGATCAGTTAGAAAACTACTTCATGCGATAGCCATTCAATCTATGTGGATCATGTGGAAGAATAGAAATGAAAGGGTATTCACAGGAAGACAAAGGGCGAGCCAGTTGATTGTTGAAGACATCAAAGATACAACTTTTCAAGGGGTAAAGTCCCGATCGAAGTTCAACACAATGACAAAACAAGAATGGTGGGATTTTAATTTTAACTCGTAATAGAGTTATGTTTCTGTTTTTCGATTTTTTCTCCTTCGCttgttgttttttttgttttctgtTCAGCTGCTGGCTGAGTTGTTTTTGTACTCGGTTTTCGGTTTCCTATGAATGAAAGTTTCGTTtgctattcaaaaaaaaaagagtacTTGAGTGTTAGGCTAGAATAATTTTCTCATTGGTGTTACACTAAGTCATAAAAAGGTTCAAATGTTCATGATGACTTTTAGTATTATGGTTTCAATGTTTGATATTATTAAGTTTTGAATTTTGACATGTTAATACAAAGTCTATAAACTAAAATTCTGTTGTAACACGTGTATGACATTTGAAGTTATCATAAAAATGATTTAATTCGGTTTACTACGGTCTTCCAAAGAACATAGCAAAGGTGAATTACGTAAATTGTAAACAAGTTAGCTTAATTTGACTACGAAAGAGGATTTAGTCTACCATTATCAAGGATTTGTAGTAATGGTGTACTTCCTTTAGTGGTTGACGGTTCGACTCCAGAGTAAACATTAGTCTAGATTTAATTTAACATCAGGTTTAGAGCAAGTATGAGTTAACCAGGATTATTTTACCTCGATTACTTAATATTTCATTTGATTAACGGGAATAAAAGTGTAACAAAAAGCCAAAGCCATTCACAATTATCTCTAATACCTAATTTCTTATGTGTTTCAATAAAAGATCACATACGTCATACGTGGTAGTTGCTAACGAATACCTCTAAATAATACATACAAGAAAATGTTACATATTTAAAACCAATAAAAATCAATCAATCATACCCAGTAAAATCCCATAAATAGCAAAGCTATttgtagggtctggggagggtgggatgtaggcacaccttacctctacccctagggatagagaggctgcttccagagagaccatCGGCTCCAAAACACCCAGGAAAGAAATAAATAGAGCGTGAGGTGTGTGTGTGGTGTATGAAGCTACCAATGTAGTATGAGTTGTGAAATAGTGCATGGTAGAACAGAACAAATATGACAACACAAAACAGCCTATACACATAGTTACATATCTACGACCACACACTACACCTAGAAACACAACTGTACAAAACATCCTATACACATAGTTACTTATGTACGCCCATACACTACACCTAAAAACACAATTGTACCCTCTCCTAGAAAtctttaaccttaatcctacgtctccacgagctcctatcatggaccatgttctcagagaggtgcaatttttgcaaatcctGCCTAATCCGCTCATCCCAAGTAATTTTGGGTCTGCCTCTACTCCTCCTCCCCTCCACCTCGAGGGTTTCAACCACTCTAACTGGTTCTATCGTCTGCCTCCTCTTCACATGCCCAACCATCTCAATCTTCCCTCCTTTATCTTATCTGATATACTAGCTACTTCTAACATTTCCCTAAAAACATCATTTCTTATCCGGTCTAACCTTGTGTGGCCACACATCCATCTTAGCATTctcatctctgctacctccatcttgcgTGCCTGTACTTCCTTAATGGCCCAACATTCAGTTCCATATAACATAGCAGGTCTAATTGCAACCCCTATAAAATTTCCCTTTCAATTTTGTTGGGAACCTCCTATCGCACAATACCCCAGTGGCAGCTCTCCACCTACACCATCCGACCTGGATGCGGTGGGCAACGTCACTATCTATCTCCCCATCCCTCTGGACAAACGATCCTAGATACTTGAACTTAGTCACCTGCGGGACCGCTTGACTGTCAATGGTGATCTGAATGTCCTCATCGTTGTCTACTCCACTAAAGTCGCAATACAAGTACTCAGTCTTAGATCGACTAATCTTTAAACCTCTTCCCTCTAAAGCTGCTCGCCACTCTTCTAACCTCGCATTCAGGCTTTGTTTACTATCAGCAACTAACACGATATCATCTGCAAAAAGTAGGCACCACGGAAGAGCCCTCTGAATTAACTTTGTCAACTCATCTAGGATAACTGCAAATAGAAAAGGGCTCAAAGCGGACCCTTGGTGGAGTCCTACCTCCACAGGGAAAGAATCAGTATCCCCTACAGGTGCTCGGACACTAGTCTCAGTCCTAACATACATATCCCTAATTAAGTCTATATACTTCCCAGAAACCCCTCTACTCTCCAAACTGTCCCAAATCAGTCTACGTGACACACTGTCATAGGTCTTTTCAAGATCAATGAACACCATGTGTAGGTCCCGTTCTTCTCCCTATACTTCTCCATCAGTCTCCTTAGAATATGTATTGCTTCCGTAGTCGATCGCCCTGGCATAAAACCAAATTGGTTTACCGTGACTTGGGTTTCTCTTCGGATTCTCGTCTCAATTATTCTCTCCCATAATTTCATAGTGTGACCTAGCAACTTAATCCCTCTATAATTCCCACAACATTGGGCGTCCCCTTTGTTCTTATACACAGGTACTACTACACTATTCCTCCATTGATCTAGCATTTTCCCAGATTTGAAAATAAGATTGAATAAAATAGTTAGCCAATGTACTCCTTCTTCTCCCAAGCATTTCCATACCTCAATCGGTATGTTATCTGGCCCAACTGCCTTAGCCCTTCCCATCTTTCTAAGGTTTGTTCTCACCTCCTCTCGTGTGATACGTCGACAGTAGCCGTTATTCCGTAGCCGCCTTTGCGTAGGTGAATCATCATTTTCTTCAATTTCTTGTTGGTAATCCCTCCTGtcattgaaaagattgtagaagtACACTTGCCATCTCATCTTAATGTCGTGTTCTTTGACCAACACGCATCCGT
The Helianthus annuus cultivar XRQ/B chromosome 6, HanXRQr2.0-SUNRISE, whole genome shotgun sequence genome window above contains:
- the LOC110944409 gene encoding uncharacterized protein LOC110944409 produces the protein MNGKIEMANFGDSGVLDVNWDDEVCRFGSGGQPSNFYWNNWATGKSVAFVWRAIDEKIPSAVALRNRGMNIQDVRCKICGVEDETAGHLLLRCNLAKRIWDAVSTWTRFPMYNTAASVSELLQLISESNRSRSVRKLLHAIAIQSMWIMWKNRNERVFTGRQRASQLIVEDIKDTTFQGVKSRSKFNTMTKQEWWDFNFNS